The Erigeron canadensis isolate Cc75 chromosome 4, C_canadensis_v1, whole genome shotgun sequence genome window below encodes:
- the LOC122594902 gene encoding GDSL esterase/lipase At5g08460-like produces MNRSATPPSIFIFGDSTADVGTNSFLPKSQIRANFLPYGIDFIHSKPTGRFSNGFNSADFLSILMGHKRSPQPWLFFLKTGLNTRMFRGINFASGAAGLLDVTGKALNIVSMSEQINQFQSVCDMLTYLKGRETAKNLLAKSMIAISIGSNDIFDYVANRSTVDPVVFIDSLMTSYEGHINKLYNLGARKFGIISVSPIGCCPSQRIYNATGGCLEIENTLAQIFYSSLDALLKKLTCKLPGMKYALGNSYEMTINVINNPQLFNFTSIDTACCGEGWLNAEKNCSPLANLCSNRNNYLFWDLYHPTQYASQLAATTLYNGGLQFVTPINFAQLSAY; encoded by the exons ATGAATCGCAGTGCTACGCCACCTTCCATTTTTATATTTGGAGACTCAACGGCCGATGTTGGAACAAACTCGTTCTTGCCCAAAAGCCAAATACGAGCCAACTTTCTTCCCTATGGGATTGATTTTATCCATTCAAAACCTACAGGACGCTTTAGCAATGGCTTCAATAGTGCTGATTTTCTAT CTATTCTAATGGGGCATAAAAGAAGCCCACAACCGTGGCTGTTCTTTCTAAAAACAGGCCTCAATACTCGGATGTTTAGAGGCATAAACTTTGCATCCGGAGCAGCAGGTCTTTTAGATGTTACCGGAAAAGCCCTG AACATTGTATCTATGTCGGAGCAAATCAATCAATTTCAGAGCGTTTGTGACATGTTAACATACTTAAAGGGTCGAGAAACTGCTAAAAATCTACTTGCAAAATCCATGATCGCAATTAGTATTGGTAGCAACGATATTTTTGACTATGTTGCAAATCGAAGCACAGTTGATCCTGTTGTGTTTATTGATTCTTTGATGACATCTTACGAGGGTCACATAAAT AAATTATACAACCTTGGAGCACGAAAATTTGGGATCATAAGCGTTTCACCAATCGGATGTTGCCCGTCACAGAGGATTTACAATGCCACGGGTGGATGTTTGGAGATTGAAAACACTCTTGCTCAAATTTTTTATTCGTCACTAGACGCTTTACTAAAGAAACTCACTTGTAAGCTACCTGGAATGAAGTATGCACTTGGAAATTCATATGAAATGACCATCAATGTTATCAATAACCCTCAACTCTTCA ATTTCACATCCATCGACACAGCATGCTGTGGTGAAGGATGGCTAAATGCAGAAAAAAATTGTTCTCCGCTAGCAAATTTGTGTTCAAATCGCAACAATTACCTCTTTTGGGACTTGTACCATCCAACACAATACGCTTCGCAGCTTGCAGCTACAACTTTATACAATGGCGGACTGCAATTTGTAACTCCCATCAACTTTGCTCAATTGTCAGCATATTGA